In Phoenix dactylifera cultivar Barhee BC4 chromosome 11, palm_55x_up_171113_PBpolish2nd_filt_p, whole genome shotgun sequence, the following are encoded in one genomic region:
- the LOC113462214 gene encoding uncharacterized protein LOC113462214 isoform X1, whose product MKFGLQTDFLVESRVRDLGGFPSPLVSSACGLSSPAPPCRPFLPPLRLPISSPLLHLRPLLSSTSTSGLSSPPPPASPSPLRLHHASRSRLHHLVDAPLLLARRLEFSEPTTGLPGDIKFGQDGRHILSRDYMTLKLWDINMDSGPVATFQVHEYLRPQLCDLYESDSIFDKFECCLSGDGLRVANWFLQTFSWMHWQQHQSSMKSASKSITSEDIELSTRRSEF is encoded by the exons atgaaatttggcttgcagaCCGACTTCTTAGTGGAGTCCCGAGTTAGGGATTTGGGCGGCTTCCCATCTCCTCTCGTCTCCTCCGCCTGCGGcctctcctctccggctcccCCTTGCCGACCATTTTTGCCTCCCCTCCGGCTTcccatctcctctcctctcctccacctccggcctctcctctcctctaccTCCACCTCcggcctctcctctcctccacctccggcctctccctctcctctccggctACATCACGCCTCCCGATCGCGGCTACATCACCTCGTCGACGCCCCCCTCCTTCTTGCTCGTCGGCTAGAGTTTTCAGAACCCACAACTGGGCTTCCCGGAG ATATTAAATTTGGACAAGATGGAAGGCACATCCTAAGTCGTGATTATATGACACTTAAG TTATGGGACATAAACATGGACTCTGGTCCTGTTGCAACTTTTCAGGTCCATGAATATTTAAGGCCTCAG CTATGTGATTTATATGAAAGTGACTCCATTTTCGACAAATTTGAGTGCTGCCTAAGTGGTGATGGACTACGGGTAGCAAACTGGTTCTTACAG aCATTCTCATGGATGCATTGGCAGCAGCATCAATCATCAATGAAGTCAGCCTCCAAATCAATTACATCTGAAGATATTGAACTATCAACACGTCGATCTGAATTCTGA